The Caldisericota bacterium sequence AGAGTATGTCCAGTCGGCGCAATTAATTGGGGAAAAGGGGAGTATGCACTGATTGACAAGGATAAATGTACAAAATGTAAAGCATGTACTGAGTCATGTCCAGCAGGCGCCATAGAATGATTGGATTAAATTATTATAGTAAAGAGAGATATTAATTAAAGAGGTAAAAAAGAGCTATCTTATCTTATGGTGCTCTACTGTATATAAAAAAATGCCTGTAAGGTAAGTATACCTAATATAAAATAGACCGGGAGGAGAAGCAATATGAAGAAATTGGTTAACATTAAGATTAACGAAAAAGATTATCAGGTACCTCAAGGTACAACTATTTTAAACGCTTGTAAACAAGCCAACATTTATATTCCTACCCTTTGTTATCTTGAAGGTATTTCCGAAGAAGGATCCTGTGCAATGTGTGTTGTCGAAGTGAAGAATGCAAAAACTCTTTTAAGATCTTGTGTTACCGGAGTAACAGAGGGCATGGAAATTTTTACCGATACACCTATTGTTGTTGAAGCAAGGCGAATGAATCTTGAACTTGCTCTTGCGCATCACCCTCTGGATTGTATGACATGTGATCGGGATGGAGATTGCACTTTGCAGGATCTGGCATATCAGTTTGGCATAAAGAAAAGTGAATTTCTTGACGAAAAAGAGGCTTTTGCAGTTTCGAAAGAAACTCCCTGGGATACAAACCCATTTATCCAGTTTGATCCACAGAAATGTATTTTGTGCGGAAGATGTGTAAACGCTTGTGAAAATCAAGCAATTGTTGAAGCAATTGATATTGCAATGAGGGGATATAGATCACAAGTTTCTACTCCGTTTGCTTTGCCTCTTGAAGAAACAACGTGCCAATTCTGTGGCGAATGTGTTCAAGCATGTCCTGTTGGTGCATTAATTGAAAAACCGCGAGTTGGCAAAGGTAAAATTTTTCATTTAACATCGACTGATACTATCTGTGCATATTGTGGTGTAGGCTGTAACTTACGATTATATAAAGACGAAGAGAACAACCTTATAATGTCAAGAGGTATTGAAAATCCCTTAGTGAATAATGGGAGAACTTGTGTAAAAGGCAGATTTGGCTCCGAGTATGCAAACAGTAAAGAACGATTAACTACTCCGTTAATCAGAGAAAATGGCAAACTCAGAGAAGCAAGTTGGGATGAGGCAATTCAATACACTGCCAAAAAATTAAAAGAGATTAAAGAAAAATATGGCTCAGATGCAATTGGAGTGCTTGGATCTTCCCGATGCACAAATGAGGATAATTATGTTGTGCA is a genomic window containing:
- a CDS encoding 4Fe-4S binding protein — protein: RVCPVGAINWGKGEYALIDKDKCTKCKACTESCPAGAIE